Proteins from a genomic interval of Treponema brennaborense DSM 12168:
- a CDS encoding glycosyltransferase — MLTASVVLFNTPRTQIDVLLKSVVSSAAVDTFYIIDNSPSDRWRILEREWGSRLPIRYIHNANLGYGAAHNLAMQEAIERGAEYHVVLNPDIRFSSDVLSAVRSFIDGNPDAVCVLPKVTYPDGSLQYLCKLLPTPFDLIFRRFIPARFGRKRNDRYTLRASGYEHIMNPPCLSGCFMFLRLRTLRDNDMFFDDRFFMYFEDFDLIRRLHRVGRTLYYPAVSIVHDHAQESYKSRKMLVAHMKSAFRYFNKYGWFFDCERRKMNRRILEEIAAFNSENSDSVL; from the coding sequence ATGTTGACCGCTTCTGTCGTTCTTTTCAATACGCCGCGTACGCAGATAGACGTTTTACTTAAAAGCGTCGTCTCGTCAGCCGCAGTGGACACGTTCTATATAATCGACAATTCGCCGAGCGATCGTTGGCGTATATTGGAACGGGAATGGGGTAGTCGACTTCCCATTCGCTACATCCATAATGCGAATCTGGGATACGGTGCTGCGCATAATCTTGCCATGCAGGAAGCGATAGAGCGTGGTGCGGAATATCATGTCGTGCTGAATCCTGATATCCGTTTCAGTTCAGATGTTTTAAGTGCGGTCAGATCGTTTATTGACGGGAATCCTGACGCCGTGTGCGTATTACCGAAAGTTACGTATCCTGATGGTTCCCTTCAATATTTATGCAAACTACTGCCGACCCCGTTTGATTTGATTTTTCGCCGCTTCATACCCGCACGATTCGGAAGAAAACGTAACGATCGATATACTTTACGTGCTTCAGGTTACGAACATATTATGAATCCGCCGTGTCTTTCCGGTTGTTTTATGTTTCTTCGTCTTAGAACTCTGCGTGACAACGATATGTTTTTTGACGATCGTTTTTTCATGTATTTTGAAGATTTCGATTTGATACGTCGATTGCATCGTGTGGGTCGAACTTTATACTATCCCGCAGTGAGTATCGTTCATGATCATGCGCAGGAATCTTACAAAAGCCGTAAAATGCTCGTTGCACATATGAAATCGGCGTTCCGGTACTTCAATAAATACGGCTGGTTTTTCGATTGCGAACGGCGAAAAATGAACCGGAGAATTCTGGAAGAGATTGCGGCGTTCAATTCGGAGAATTCAGACTCCGTTTTATAA
- the thrS gene encoding threonine--tRNA ligase: MSAEQKERLAMIRHSTSHVMAQAVLTLFPGSKVAIGPSIDNGFYYDFELTRPITQEDLAAIEKEMRKIVSGNHEFTRREVSRAEALKMFADQPYKVELINDLPADEPISVYTQAGFTDLCRGPHVANTKEINAQSFKLMKTAGAYWRGDEKRPMLTRIYGTAWEKPVELKAYVDMLAEAERRDHRKIGKEMDLFHIDEDSPGQIFWHPNGWTIYRILEDYVRTKIKADGYVEVKTPFVMPQSLWERSGHWAKYKENMFITESEKRIFALKPMNCPGHIEIFKQRIRSYKDLPLRMAEFGSCTRNEASGALHGIMRVRGFVQDDAHIFCTEAQIPSEVAKFCHLLKDMYKDFGFTDDKILVKFSTRPEKRVGDDATWDRAEGALADACKQAGLAYEIQPGEGAFYGPKLEFTLVDALGREWQCGTIQVDYQLPSAERLNAEYIGDDNAKHHPVMLHRAVLGSLERFIGILIENFAGAFPTWLHYQQTVVIPVAPAFNGYAEKVQAALKAAGIRSDCDLGNDRMNAKIRLAQTQKIPYMLVVGEKEAADGTVAVRFRDGRPQQIMSVGDFTAYVRETVENHVVGI, translated from the coding sequence ATGTCTGCTGAACAGAAAGAAAGACTTGCAATGATCCGCCACAGTACGTCACATGTAATGGCGCAGGCGGTGCTCACGTTGTTTCCCGGCTCGAAAGTTGCTATCGGTCCGTCTATCGATAACGGTTTTTATTATGATTTTGAATTGACACGCCCGATAACCCAAGAAGATTTGGCCGCGATCGAAAAGGAAATGCGTAAGATCGTTTCCGGAAATCATGAATTCACACGTCGTGAAGTATCCCGTGCCGAAGCTTTAAAAATGTTTGCAGATCAGCCGTATAAAGTGGAACTGATCAACGATTTGCCCGCGGATGAACCGATTTCCGTGTACACGCAGGCCGGATTTACCGATTTGTGCCGCGGTCCGCACGTCGCGAATACGAAAGAAATAAACGCGCAGTCATTTAAATTGATGAAAACTGCCGGTGCGTATTGGCGCGGCGATGAAAAACGTCCGATGCTTACCCGTATTTACGGAACGGCGTGGGAAAAACCGGTGGAATTGAAAGCGTACGTGGATATGCTTGCCGAAGCGGAACGCCGCGATCATCGGAAAATCGGCAAAGAAATGGATCTGTTCCATATCGATGAAGATTCACCCGGTCAAATCTTCTGGCACCCGAACGGATGGACGATTTACCGCATTCTGGAAGATTACGTTCGTACAAAGATCAAGGCCGACGGCTACGTTGAAGTCAAGACGCCGTTCGTGATGCCGCAGTCTCTGTGGGAGCGTTCCGGTCATTGGGCAAAATATAAGGAAAATATGTTTATCACGGAGAGTGAAAAACGCATTTTCGCACTTAAACCCATGAACTGTCCCGGTCATATTGAAATTTTTAAGCAGCGTATCCGCTCCTATAAAGATCTGCCGCTGCGCATGGCGGAATTCGGCTCCTGCACCCGTAACGAAGCGTCCGGCGCGCTGCACGGTATCATGCGTGTGCGCGGATTCGTACAGGACGATGCGCATATTTTCTGTACCGAAGCGCAGATCCCGTCGGAAGTCGCCAAATTTTGTCATTTGCTCAAAGATATGTATAAAGATTTCGGTTTCACCGACGACAAGATTTTGGTTAAGTTTTCTACCCGTCCCGAAAAGCGCGTAGGCGACGACGCAACGTGGGATCGCGCCGAAGGAGCGCTTGCCGACGCTTGTAAACAGGCGGGCCTTGCGTATGAAATACAGCCGGGAGAAGGCGCTTTCTACGGACCGAAATTGGAATTTACGCTGGTGGACGCACTGGGTCGGGAATGGCAGTGCGGAACCATTCAGGTGGACTATCAGCTGCCTTCCGCTGAACGCCTGAACGCCGAATATATCGGCGACGATAACGCGAAACATCATCCGGTCATGCTGCACCGCGCCGTTCTCGGTTCACTTGAACGTTTTATCGGTATCCTGATCGAAAATTTTGCCGGAGCTTTTCCGACGTGGCTGCACTATCAGCAGACTGTCGTAATTCCCGTTGCGCCGGCTTTTAACGGATATGCGGAAAAAGTGCAGGCGGCGCTGAAAGCGGCCGGTATCAGAAGCGACTGCGATTTGGGCAACGATCGAATGAACGCCAAGATCCGTCTGGCGCAGACGCAGAAAATACCGTATATGCTCGTCGTCGGAGAAAAAGAAGCCGCCGACGGAACCGTCGCCGTGCGCTTCCGCGACGGCCGGCCGCAGCAAATTATGTCTGTTGGAGATTTTACTGCGTACGTACGAGAGACCGTTGAAAATCACGTCGTCGGTATATAA
- a CDS encoding SGNH/GDSL hydrolase family protein → MLFEENSVVVMTGDSVTDCGRNYADSTCSPAALGNGYVQLVHAALAAYCPERNILILNRGVSGDTSEQLKARWQKDVLGERPDYISIMIGVNDVWRHFDGTVRQSDFISAEKYRGNYCALLDAALPQVKGVLVISPCMFDLNRSDPMGRMVREYADVARAVAKEYGQLYIDVQNSIDSVLQHRASCVYSADRVHPTLCGHMVVARAVLDAVTNL, encoded by the coding sequence ATGCTTTTTGAAGAAAACAGTGTCGTCGTCATGACCGGAGATTCCGTAACGGATTGCGGCAGAAATTATGCCGATTCGACGTGTTCTCCCGCCGCGCTGGGAAACGGCTACGTACAGTTGGTGCACGCGGCGCTGGCGGCTTATTGTCCCGAGCGGAACATTCTGATCCTGAACCGGGGTGTCAGCGGGGATACGTCCGAACAGCTGAAAGCCCGCTGGCAGAAAGACGTGCTGGGCGAACGGCCCGATTATATTTCGATCATGATCGGCGTGAACGACGTGTGGCGGCATTTCGACGGAACCGTGCGGCAGTCCGATTTCATTTCCGCTGAAAAGTATCGCGGCAATTACTGTGCGCTGCTGGATGCGGCGCTGCCTCAGGTTAAAGGTGTTTTGGTGATTTCTCCGTGCATGTTTGACCTCAATCGTTCCGATCCGATGGGGCGAATGGTACGCGAATATGCGGACGTTGCGCGCGCCGTTGCAAAAGAGTACGGGCAGCTGTATATCGACGTGCAGAACAGCATCGATTCGGTGTTGCAGCATCGGGCGAGCTGCGTCTATTCCGCGGACCGCGTGCATCCGACGCTGTGCGGGCACATGGTGGTCGCGCGCGCCGTTTTGGACGCGGTGACGAATTTGTAG
- the yajC gene encoding preprotein translocase subunit YajC encodes MPLTTFLQAAGSGSLLMTILPFGLIIVIFYFFIIRPQNKKQKETEKMIAAVKKGDKVVTIGGIHGVVSSTKEQTVIVKVDDDAKIEFSRSAIASVVTDKVEKPVKSDKKIAKAEEPAAAAETGAAEAPAAEENK; translated from the coding sequence ATGCCACTTACCACATTTCTTCAGGCAGCAGGTTCTGGGTCGTTGTTAATGACCATTTTACCCTTCGGACTGATTATCGTTATTTTCTATTTTTTTATTATCAGACCTCAGAATAAAAAACAGAAAGAAACGGAAAAAATGATTGCAGCCGTTAAAAAAGGCGACAAAGTCGTTACGATCGGCGGTATTCACGGAGTCGTTTCTTCAACGAAAGAACAGACTGTTATCGTAAAAGTCGACGACGATGCAAAAATCGAATTCAGCCGCTCCGCTATAGCCTCCGTAGTTACCGATAAGGTTGAAAAACCGGTAAAGTCGGACAAAAAAATTGCTAAAGCAGAAGAACCGGCCGCCGCCGCGGAAACCGGTGCTGCCGAAGCGCCTGCAGCAGAAGAAAACAAATAA
- the secD gene encoding protein translocase subunit SecD: MSKRSRLILILVVLGVCFAFLWPSLGWYVRTPKEVQALALGSLEKIKDYSNVMASADVNALKKLARENPSAAVPEQYAWLEKAARKNYKDDKKSIPSPLTVRDVLLSYTSEQEVLTAIESRYRSEILKAKNLYNNSVKLGLDLSGGMSVVVKADLDAAVAQAGDTVTDVAAFKTEAMTQAIETLTSRIDRFGLTEPVIRQQGEDRIYIEMPGAAETDRINSIIMGKGILNFRLVDSEATNSFLEYYTANPTSTFNASGELVNPGIIPADCEVMGLYTKDDYGLDERIGYLVVKKEIALEGRHIKSADVGTDGISSKPQVNFVLDSTGAEIFGNFTSAHTGESLAIVSDGKIKSYARINEAITGGQVALSGFGLDEAQNIKKVLQTAWLSVPLTVESQQVVGASLGDKAINQGINALVFGLLAVMVFMLIWYKGAGINAIVAQVLNLYIMFSILSAFNLTLTLPSIAGMILTIGMAVDANVIIFERIKEELRLGKSRAASVAAGFENAFWAIMDSNITTFIAAIFLSQLGSGPIQGFAVSLAIGVVSSVFTALVVSRLMFDFGTDVFKKQKLSISWRIK, from the coding sequence ATGAGTAAACGTAGCCGTTTGATTCTCATTCTCGTGGTACTGGGCGTTTGTTTTGCTTTTTTATGGCCTTCTCTCGGTTGGTACGTGCGTACCCCGAAAGAAGTTCAGGCATTGGCCCTCGGCTCACTTGAAAAGATTAAAGATTATTCAAATGTTATGGCGAGTGCGGACGTAAACGCGCTGAAAAAACTCGCCCGTGAAAATCCTTCCGCCGCTGTTCCCGAACAGTATGCGTGGCTTGAAAAAGCCGCCCGCAAGAATTATAAAGATGATAAAAAATCCATTCCGTCTCCGCTGACTGTCCGCGACGTACTGTTGTCTTACACGAGCGAACAGGAAGTGCTTACCGCAATCGAATCGCGTTACCGCAGTGAGATTCTGAAAGCAAAGAATCTGTACAACAATTCGGTCAAGCTCGGACTCGACTTGTCCGGCGGTATGAGCGTGGTCGTTAAAGCTGATCTCGACGCCGCCGTTGCGCAGGCGGGAGACACGGTGACCGACGTCGCCGCGTTTAAAACCGAAGCCATGACGCAGGCGATTGAAACGCTTACCAGCCGTATCGATCGTTTCGGCCTGACCGAACCGGTTATCCGCCAGCAGGGCGAAGACCGCATTTATATCGAAATGCCCGGCGCCGCCGAAACGGATCGCATCAATTCCATCATCATGGGAAAGGGTATTCTGAATTTCCGTTTGGTGGATTCGGAAGCGACGAATTCTTTTCTGGAATATTACACGGCGAATCCTACTTCTACGTTCAACGCTTCCGGTGAACTGGTCAATCCCGGTATCATTCCTGCGGATTGCGAAGTTATGGGATTGTACACCAAAGACGATTACGGTCTTGACGAACGTATCGGATATCTGGTCGTAAAAAAAGAAATTGCGCTTGAAGGTCGCCATATCAAATCGGCGGACGTCGGTACCGACGGCATTTCGAGCAAACCGCAGGTCAACTTCGTGCTCGACAGCACCGGAGCCGAGATTTTCGGTAATTTTACGAGCGCGCATACCGGCGAAAGCCTTGCGATCGTTTCCGACGGAAAAATCAAATCGTACGCGCGTATCAACGAAGCCATTACCGGCGGACAGGTCGCGCTTTCCGGTTTCGGACTCGACGAAGCGCAGAATATCAAAAAAGTGCTGCAGACTGCGTGGCTGAGCGTGCCGCTGACCGTTGAAAGTCAGCAGGTCGTCGGCGCTTCGCTGGGTGATAAAGCCATCAATCAGGGAATCAACGCGCTGGTGTTCGGTCTGCTTGCCGTTATGGTGTTCATGCTGATTTGGTATAAAGGTGCGGGTATCAACGCGATCGTCGCGCAGGTTTTGAACCTGTACATCATGTTCAGTATCCTGTCGGCGTTCAACCTGACGCTCACGCTGCCGAGTATTGCCGGTATGATTCTGACTATCGGTATGGCGGTCGACGCGAACGTTATCATATTCGAGCGTATTAAAGAAGAATTGCGTTTGGGCAAAAGCCGTGCGGCTTCCGTTGCGGCCGGATTTGAAAACGCGTTCTGGGCGATTATGGACTCGAATATCACCACGTTTATCGCCGCCATATTCCTGTCGCAGCTCGGTTCCGGTCCGATTCAGGGCTTCGCCGTCAGTTTGGCGATAGGCGTCGTTTCTTCAGTCTTTACCGCACTGGTCGTATCACGGCTGATGTTCGACTTCGGTACCGACGTGTTCAAAAAACAGAAACTCAGTATCAGCTGGAGGATAAAATAA
- the secF gene encoding protein translocase subunit SecF yields the protein MKKVLRFSKYVVLCAVLSSAVILSGLYPLLTKGINLGIDFKPGLVEDIRVAPAAIELSYDGSASVAVEVNPSNVSLIVSGAGAENTTAVYPFTEYRTAGDLATAMSAIAGVTAKAVNGTVPSAGLFANSAVSTVLSSSVYRLFYSDGTQLASVDEVRDALAGLSDVSVKEVGSGAAAVYQIRIGDDGDEAAGSSNMQLAVATALDEAFGHDTVAVIKTDYIGAQFSDSLVFQSILLVAAALFLIWVYATIRFKWDFALASVVAIIHDALIILVFITWSQMEFNTVTLAAILTIIGYGINDTVVVLDRIRENMRKVNVKNFMDIVDLSQSDCFGRTIITTSTTLLAVISLFVFTSGSIKDFALALIVGMVSSAYSTVMITSAFLKVTRRNWKPSDEMKAVPAVKADIVSFPSGEEV from the coding sequence ATGAAAAAAGTTCTCCGTTTCAGCAAATATGTCGTGCTGTGCGCCGTCTTGAGCAGTGCGGTCATTTTAAGCGGTTTATATCCGCTGTTGACGAAAGGCATCAATCTGGGTATTGATTTCAAACCCGGTCTGGTTGAGGATATCCGGGTTGCGCCCGCGGCGATTGAACTTTCGTACGACGGTTCCGCATCGGTTGCGGTTGAAGTCAATCCGTCGAACGTTTCCCTGATCGTAAGCGGTGCCGGCGCCGAAAACACGACTGCCGTGTATCCTTTTACCGAATATCGGACGGCCGGTGATCTTGCCACCGCGATGTCCGCGATTGCGGGCGTTACGGCAAAAGCGGTGAACGGGACGGTTCCCTCAGCCGGGCTGTTCGCAAACTCCGCCGTTTCCACCGTGCTGTCTTCTTCCGTGTACCGGCTGTTTTACAGCGACGGTACGCAGCTTGCTTCCGTTGACGAAGTGCGCGATGCGCTTGCCGGATTGAGCGATGTTTCCGTAAAAGAAGTAGGTTCCGGAGCGGCTGCCGTTTATCAGATCCGTATCGGAGACGACGGCGACGAAGCGGCCGGCAGTTCCAATATGCAGCTTGCCGTTGCGACCGCTTTGGACGAAGCGTTCGGGCACGATACGGTTGCCGTCATTAAAACCGACTATATAGGTGCCCAGTTCTCCGATTCGTTGGTGTTCCAGTCGATTCTGTTGGTTGCCGCCGCGCTGTTCCTGATTTGGGTATATGCGACGATTCGTTTCAAATGGGACTTCGCGCTTGCTTCGGTTGTCGCGATCATTCACGACGCGCTGATCATTCTGGTTTTTATCACTTGGTCGCAGATGGAATTCAATACGGTAACGCTTGCCGCCATTCTGACGATTATCGGATACGGTATTAACGATACGGTCGTAGTACTCGATCGTATCCGTGAAAACATGCGCAAAGTGAACGTCAAGAATTTTATGGATATCGTCGACTTGTCGCAGAGCGATTGCTTCGGCCGTACGATTATCACGACGAGTACGACGCTGCTCGCCGTCATTTCACTGTTCGTGTTTACGTCGGGCAGCATTAAGGATTTTGCGCTCGCGCTGATCGTGGGTATGGTTTCAAGTGCCTATTCGACGGTCATGATTACGAGTGCGTTCCTGAAAGTGACACGTCGCAATTGGAAACCTTCCGATGAAATGAAAGCGGTTCCCGCTGTGAAAGCGGATATCGTTTCGTTTCCGTCGGGTGAAGAAGTCTGA
- the ispH gene encoding 4-hydroxy-3-methylbut-2-enyl diphosphate reductase — protein MMHIPTVIRADILGYCMGVRRAVEAVENALADYDGRRVYTLGPLIHNKTALDSLAARGVQVLDAEDMHRVQSGDVVVIRAHGVPPAVRAQLAARGCTVIDATCPRVLLSQRRAADFAAKGYTVVIAGDKNHGEVTGIAGYAADPATGESRCLLVENREDAQRLVAALTETARAAGAPQVKVVQPVKAVLISQTTISRSEYDAIAGVLRAGITDLRVFNTICPATMERQEALRDLCVQVDGVLVVGGKNSANTSRLLMSARELCRRAALIETADEIPPDFRSLDRIGLTAGASTPDAVIDAVEASLRGDNV, from the coding sequence ATGATGCATATTCCGACCGTTATCCGTGCCGATATTTTAGGGTACTGTATGGGTGTGCGGCGCGCCGTTGAAGCGGTTGAAAACGCGCTTGCCGATTACGACGGGCGGCGGGTGTACACGCTCGGTCCGCTGATTCACAACAAAACGGCTTTGGATTCTCTGGCCGCGCGCGGCGTGCAAGTGTTGGATGCGGAAGACATGCACCGCGTGCAAAGCGGCGACGTCGTCGTAATCAGGGCGCACGGTGTTCCGCCGGCAGTCCGTGCGCAGCTTGCCGCGCGCGGCTGTACCGTTATAGACGCGACTTGTCCGCGCGTTCTGCTCAGTCAGCGGCGTGCCGCCGATTTTGCGGCAAAAGGGTACACGGTCGTCATTGCGGGTGATAAAAACCACGGCGAAGTAACCGGCATCGCCGGTTACGCGGCTGATCCGGCGACCGGAGAAAGCCGCTGTCTGCTGGTCGAAAACCGTGAAGACGCGCAGCGTCTCGTTGCGGCGCTGACCGAAACGGCGCGTGCGGCCGGCGCTCCGCAGGTAAAAGTGGTGCAGCCGGTAAAAGCGGTGCTTATCAGTCAGACGACGATCAGCCGCAGCGAATACGACGCGATTGCCGGCGTGCTGCGCGCGGGGATTACCGATTTACGGGTATTTAACACGATCTGCCCCGCGACGATGGAGCGACAGGAAGCACTGCGCGACTTGTGCGTTCAGGTTGACGGCGTACTGGTCGTGGGCGGTAAGAATTCCGCGAACACCAGCCGTCTGCTTATGAGCGCGCGCGAACTGTGCCGCCGCGCCGCGTTAATAGAAACCGCCGACGAAATACCGCCCGATTTCCGCAGTCTGGACCGAATCGGGCTTACCGCCGGCGCGTCTACTCCCGACGCGGTGATAGACGCTGTTGAAGCGTCCCTGCGGGGTGATAACGTATAA
- a CDS encoding YbaK/EbsC family protein: protein MSVEAVKTYLSRWGAQDRIQEFPVSSATVTEAAAALHCAEAHIAKTMSFLVDGKAVLIVMAGDVKTDNAKFKARFHTKAVMLKPEEVEPLTGHPAGGVCPFAVHHQAEVYLDESLRRFDYVYPACGSRNSAIKLTPGELELFTGNPGWIDVTKSYETASETVH, encoded by the coding sequence GTGTCCGTTGAAGCCGTAAAAACATATTTATCCCGCTGGGGCGCGCAGGATAGGATTCAGGAATTTCCCGTATCGAGCGCCACAGTAACCGAAGCCGCCGCCGCGCTGCACTGTGCCGAAGCGCACATTGCAAAAACGATGTCTTTTCTTGTCGACGGAAAAGCCGTTCTTATCGTAATGGCGGGAGACGTCAAAACCGACAACGCCAAATTCAAAGCGCGTTTTCATACAAAAGCGGTTATGCTCAAACCGGAAGAAGTCGAACCGCTCACCGGACACCCGGCCGGCGGAGTGTGTCCGTTCGCCGTACATCATCAAGCCGAAGTATACCTCGACGAATCGCTGCGCCGTTTCGACTACGTATATCCCGCGTGCGGCAGCCGCAACAGCGCGATCAAACTGACTCCCGGCGAATTGGAGCTGTTTACCGGAAACCCCGGCTGGATCGACGTAACGAAAAGTTATGAAACGGCATCCGAAACCGTGCACTGA
- a CDS encoding phosphoglycerate kinase → MIKTVKDIELKGKRIIMRVDFNVPMKDGVVQDDTRIQAALPTIKYILEQSPRSLVLMSHLGDPAKDVKKAKEKAEKAGKTFTAADEEAFINGKNRMKPVAEYLAKLLGKPVVFANSCFGQKAAVDALSAGGVMMLENTRFHAEETAKDIEVQKKLAKELASYGDVFVNDAFGTAHRAHASTATIADFMKVKVGGFLMEKEVKYLEPMVTNPPKPMVAIIGGAKVSSKIAVLESLLKNASALIIGGGMAYTFLKAQGHTIGKSLVEDDFIDTAKSLLKAADAKGVKIILPVDHLGAAEFSPDAKAVSIDGIDIPSELMGMDVGPKTLAIYKDTILNAKSIVWNGPVGVFEFEAFAKGTGEVAHLVAEATGKGAVSVVGGGDSVAAVNKFNLASKMSHVSTGGGASLEFLEGKTLPGIAVLETK, encoded by the coding sequence ATGATTAAGACAGTTAAGGACATTGAGCTGAAAGGTAAACGCATTATCATGCGCGTTGATTTTAACGTACCCATGAAAGACGGTGTCGTTCAGGACGATACCCGCATTCAGGCTGCGCTTCCTACTATTAAATACATACTCGAACAGTCGCCGCGCAGTTTGGTGCTGATGAGCCACTTGGGCGATCCTGCCAAAGACGTTAAAAAGGCCAAAGAAAAGGCCGAGAAAGCGGGCAAAACGTTTACCGCTGCCGACGAAGAAGCGTTTATCAACGGTAAAAACCGCATGAAGCCGGTTGCCGAATATCTTGCGAAATTGCTGGGAAAACCGGTCGTATTTGCGAATTCCTGCTTCGGCCAGAAAGCAGCCGTCGACGCGCTGAGCGCGGGCGGCGTTATGATGCTGGAAAATACCCGTTTTCATGCCGAAGAAACGGCGAAAGATATTGAAGTACAGAAAAAATTGGCAAAAGAACTTGCTTCCTACGGCGACGTGTTCGTAAACGACGCGTTCGGCACTGCGCACCGCGCGCACGCTTCTACGGCGACTATCGCCGATTTTATGAAAGTGAAGGTCGGCGGTTTCCTGATGGAAAAAGAAGTCAAATATCTTGAGCCGATGGTAACCAATCCGCCCAAACCGATGGTCGCTATCATCGGCGGTGCAAAAGTTTCATCAAAGATCGCCGTTCTTGAAAGTCTGCTGAAAAACGCTTCTGCTCTGATTATCGGCGGCGGCATGGCGTATACGTTCTTAAAAGCGCAGGGCCACACGATCGGTAAATCGCTGGTTGAAGACGATTTCATCGACACGGCGAAAAGCCTGCTGAAAGCTGCCGACGCGAAAGGCGTTAAGATCATTCTGCCCGTCGATCACCTCGGTGCAGCCGAGTTCAGTCCCGACGCGAAAGCCGTTTCGATCGACGGTATTGATATTCCTTCAGAGCTGATGGGCATGGACGTCGGACCGAAGACGCTGGCAATTTATAAAGACACGATTCTGAACGCGAAGTCCATCGTCTGGAACGGACCGGTCGGCGTGTTTGAGTTTGAAGCGTTTGCAAAAGGTACCGGCGAAGTCGCCCACCTCGTTGCCGAAGCAACCGGCAAAGGCGCTGTAAGCGTCGTCGGCGGCGGCGATTCGGTTGCGGCTGTAAACAAGTTCAATTTGGCGTCAAAAATGAGCCACGTTTCTACCGGCGGCGGCGCGTCGCTTGAATTCCTGGAAGGAAAAACGCTGCCCGGTATCGCTGTTTTGGAAACAAAGTAA
- a CDS encoding TIGR02757 family protein: protein MTVNEELKETLRALADAYETADFSAGDPSCVLKRYADRADAEAAAFIAAMLSFGRREQFLKKICHILDLSDKAGGPAEWLRSGRYETDFIPPGAEYEAKFYRFYSYADMLDLFSALRRILQCADTLGSYFEKEYGRVCAECVQACGCSRTPQRPPHLAETVSRAFCGCAVVPQGKNSANKRIHMFLRWMVRRDSPVDLGFWQWYSPAELLIPLDTHVVQESVKLGLLPESCAGTAKTAALLTERLKQVWPDDPCRGDFALFGLGVDEGVR from the coding sequence GTGACGGTAAACGAAGAGTTAAAGGAAACGCTGCGCGCGCTGGCGGACGCGTATGAAACCGCAGATTTTTCCGCCGGGGATCCGAGCTGCGTTTTGAAACGGTATGCGGATCGTGCCGACGCCGAAGCCGCCGCGTTTATCGCCGCCATGCTGTCGTTCGGCCGCCGCGAACAGTTTTTGAAAAAAATATGTCATATTCTCGATCTTTCGGATAAAGCCGGCGGACCGGCTGAATGGCTCAGAAGCGGCCGGTATGAGACGGATTTCATTCCTCCGGGGGCGGAATACGAGGCGAAATTTTACCGGTTTTATTCATATGCGGATATGCTCGATTTATTCAGCGCGCTGCGCCGTATATTGCAGTGTGCGGATACGCTCGGTTCGTATTTTGAAAAGGAATACGGACGCGTATGCGCCGAATGTGTGCAAGCGTGCGGTTGTTCCCGCACTCCGCAGCGTCCGCCGCATCTGGCTGAAACGGTATCGCGCGCATTTTGCGGTTGCGCCGTGGTGCCGCAGGGTAAAAATTCGGCGAACAAGCGGATTCACATGTTCCTGCGCTGGATGGTGCGGCGCGATTCACCCGTTGACCTCGGATTCTGGCAGTGGTACAGCCCGGCGGAGCTGCTGATACCGCTGGACACGCACGTGGTGCAGGAATCGGTAAAACTCGGTTTGCTGCCCGAATCCTGCGCGGGAACGGCAAAAACGGCGGCGCTGCTTACCGAACGGTTAAAACAGGTGTGGCCTGACGATCCGTGCCGGGGTGATTTTGCGCTGTTCGGACTCGGCGTAGACGAAGGCGTCCGCTGA